Proteins encoded together in one Telopea speciosissima isolate NSW1024214 ecotype Mountain lineage chromosome 4, Tspe_v1, whole genome shotgun sequence window:
- the LOC122658283 gene encoding uncharacterized protein LOC122658283: MVAGFRRSLSFSTPSPRRSPPPEKSYHVRSISLPCKSHPLISQLKDKINELRKWESESEAAATTTGFSSSACLCNGLSHLKNVQDCLDDLLHLPQTQESLRRRSDWVENLLEDFLRFVDVYGIFRAALLSLKEQHLAAQVSIRRRDESNIASYVKSSKRKDKEMRKLASIVRRIGKCSSPALVSVSSDSDSELAAVLRDVNQVTVSVSVTLFNGISSSSGSWMTGWRAQKIKKEKGIWEFEEAKLQSLRWLRKKGDEEEVRMSLISRLQALDDCIGGIESGSEKVFRSLMNTRVSLLNILTQ; encoded by the coding sequence atggttgCCGGATTCCGTCGCTCACTCTCGTTTTCCACCCCAAGTCCCAGACGTTCACCACCGCCGGAGAAATCCTACCACGTTAGATCCATCAGCCTTCCATGCAAATCTCACCCGTTGATCTCCCAGCTGAAGGATAAGATCAACGAGCTTAGGAAATGGGAATCAGAATCAGAGGCGGCCGCCACCACCACTGGATTCTCCTCATCAGCCTGTCTATGTAACGGGTTGAGCCACCTTAAGAACGTCCAAGACTGCCTCGACGATCTCCTACATCTTCCCCAGACACAAGAGTCCCTCCGCCGTCGATCTGATTGGGTCGAGAACCTTCTAGAAGATTTCCTCCGTTTCGTTGATGTCTACGGCATCTTTCGAGCTGCACTCTTGTCTCTCAAGGAACAACATTTAGCAGCTCAGGTATCCATAAGGAGGAGAGATGAATCCAATATAGCCTCTTACGTGAAGTCAAGTAAGAGGAAGGATAAGGAGATGAGAAAGCTTGCGTCGATCGTCCGACGTATCGGAAAGTGCTCTTCGCCGGCATTGGTGTCGGTGTCATCGGATTCTGATTCTGAGTTGGCAGCTGTTCTTAGGGATGTGAACCAGGTcacggtttcggtttcggtaaCCCTCTTTAATGGAATTTCGTCTTCATCTGGGTCATGGATGACGGGATGGAGGgcacagaaaataaagaaagagaagggaatttGGGAGTTCGAGGAAGCCAAATTGCAGAGCCTAAGGTGGTTGAGAAAAAAGGGAGATGAAGAGGAGGTGAGGATGAGTTTGATTAGTAGATTGCAAGCGTTGGACGATTGTATTGGAGGAATCGAAAGTGGAAGTGAGAAAGTGTTTAGGAGTCTAATGAACACCAGAGTTTCTCTGCTCAACATCCTCACTCAATaa